The DNA segment GCCATAGCTGAAACAACTACAGCAACCTGATTGCCTTTCCTCTTCGTTTCAATTACCCGCCTAGCAACATTCTTTATTTTTTCAATATCGCCAACAGATGTTCCCCCATACTTTTGAACTATCAGTGCCATCTTTCAACTCCTCTAAATAATCACATTCTCTCATAAGGAATTTTTAAGGAAAAATTCCATCAATTCATATCCTTTTTCAAAAAATAATCCGCTATTACCTGCCTCTCTTTCACAAAATGCTTTTGTCCCATTGCTCTCGATACCTTCACCGTAAATTGCAAAATTTACAGCATCAGAGGTATGTGTCCTTACTTCTATTGGTGTCGGATGGTCAGACATTAGAAGAACTCTAAATTTCCCCAGTGACGATACTTCATTTAAAATTTTCGATAAAACTTTTGAATCGATGTCTTCAATTGCTTTTACCTTATCTTCTAAATTTCCATTATGGCCGGCTTCATCAGGAGCTTCAATATGAAGATAGAGAAAATCTTTATTCTTCAGTGCCTCTATTGCATATTTTGCTTTCCCTTCATAATTTGTATCAATATAGCCGGTTGCACCGGGGACATTTATAACATCAAAGCCGAGATAAATCCCAATTCCCTTTACCAAATCAACAGCGCTAATAACAGAGCCCTCCAATCCGTATTTTTCCTTGAATAGAGGAATTACAGGCTTTGTCCCTTCACCCCAAAGCCAAATATCAGTGGCTGGTTTATCGCCCCTCTTTTCTCGCTCTTTGTTTATGGGATGCTCCCTCAAGACTGTAAAGGCTCTCTGCATCAATCCAAGAAGCAACTCACTCCCTTCTCCCTTAGGGATATAGTTTATAACCTCTTGTCCTGAAATATCGTGAGGAGGAGTTAGTCTAACATTGTCAAATCTTTTCTTGTAAACCATAAGATGCCTATAGCTTTTCCCGGAATAAAAACTTACTTCCTTATCTGATATTTTTGCGTTTATATCATTTATTAAAACGGCAGCTTCTTCTGTACTTATATGACCTGCACTATAATCATCCATTTTGCCATCTTTGATCGTTACAAGATTACATCTAAATGCAGTATCATCGTCATCGAGATTAACTCCAATACTCGCGGCCTCCAGAGGTGCTCTTCCAGTATATACATCAGCAGGATTATATCCGAGCACAGATAGACTTGCCACATCACTTCCCGGATTCATTCCATCAGGTATTGTTTGCGCTAATCCGCATATTCCTTCCCTTGCAATCATATCCATATTGGGAGTATTAGCGGCTTCAAGGCAAGTTTTGCCGTCAAGGGCATCCAAGGGTTTATCAGCCATCCCATCGCCTAAGACAACTATATATTTAATTTCAGACATCCTTATTCTTCAACCCTTATCGAAATCGTTTTATCAACAACTACATCAAGCGAATCTATCTCTTGAAGTGATTTGCGAACCGATTTTTCAAGAGCTTCATGAGTCATAATAACGACTGAAACCTTTTCTCCGTCCTTCTCACCTTTCTGAATCACAGACAAAATGCTTATATCGTTTTTGCCAAGAATTCCTGATATCTTTGACAACACACCCGGCCTGTCAACAACGGAAAAACGAAAATAGAATCTTGACCTAACATCATCTATAGCTCTAAGAGGTTTATTAGCAATCCTATTGAGTTTAAAGGACAAAGGGGTCATTCGTCCCGATTCACCGCTTATTACATCTCTTGCAATATCAATAACATCGCTGACAACAGCTACAGCCGTTGGAAGTTCTCCAGCTCCTTTCCCGAACAAAATATTTCTTCCTGCATTTTTCCCCTCAATATAAACTGCATTATATTCATTACTGACATTAGAAAGAGGATTTTCGAAGGTTATCATCGTTGGGTGCACCCTTACATCGATTTCGCCATTCACATTTTTAGCAATTGCTAATAATTTGACTTTATAACCTAATTCATAGGCATACTTTATGTCTTCAGAAGCTATTCTTTCAATTCCTTCAGTATAGATAGAATTAAACTCGATTTTTGTTCCAAAAGCCAGCATTGACAAAATTGCAATCTTGTGGGCTGAATCGCCCCCGCTTATATCAAGTGTAGGGTCAGCTTCTGCAAAACCCTTTTCTTGCGCTTCTTTTAGAGCCTGAGCAAAATCAATCCCTTCATTGGTCATCTTTGTAAGAATATAATTTGCCGTTCCATTGATAATTCCATAAACAGAGCGGATTTCATCAGAAGCAAACCCTTCTTTTATAGCCCTTACCACTGGTATCACACCGCCAGTACTTGCTTCAAATCCAATATTCCTTTTTACGCTTTCAGCACATTCAAAAATCTCCATTCCTTCCTCTGCAAGCAATGCTTTATTTGCTGTTACAACATGTTTTCCCTTTTTCAATGCTTCGATTATAAAATCTTTTGCAGGATTAATTCCTCCGATAAGTTCTATAACAATATCAATTTCAGGGTCAGATATTATTTCATTTGCGTCTGCCGTTAAAAGAGACGAATCAACCTTGACACTCCTGGGCCTATTGATATCAAGGTCTGCTATCTTTTTTAAAATAATAGATGTGCCAAGCTTGTCGCTTATAATATTCTTATTCTGCTGTAAAATTTTTACTACACCAGTACCAATGGTTCCAAATCCAATAAGTCCAACTTTTACATCTCTCATTTATATCAATCCTTTCATAGAATCTGTTGAAGCTTAAGCATTTAGCGCTCTTTTTATTCCTCTTACTGCCTGCCTGATTCGATGTTCATTCTCTACAAGAGCAAATCTAATAAATCCTTCACCATAAGGTCCAAATCCCACCCCGGGTGAAAGCGCTACTTTGCCTTCCCTCAATATTTTTTTCGAAAATTCAAGTGAACCCATCTCTTTAAATTCATCCGGAATTTCTGCCCACACAAACATCGTGCCTTTGGGTTTTTCAACCTTCCAACCTATCCTATTCAAACCTGTTATTAGAGTATCACAACGAGATTCATATATATCACGAATATTTCTTGACATATCTTCAAGCTCATTCAATGCAATTATTGCTGC comes from the Candidatus Schekmanbacteria bacterium genome and includes:
- a CDS encoding cofactor-independent phosphoglycerate mutase produces the protein MKYIVVLGDGMADKPLDALDGKTCLEAANTPNMDMIAREGICGLAQTIPDGMNPGSDVASLSVLGYNPADVYTGRAPLEAASIGVNLDDDDTAFRCNLVTIKDGKMDDYSAGHISTEEAAVLINDINAKISDKEVSFYSGKSYRHLMVYKKRFDNVRLTPPHDISGQEVINYIPKGEGSELLLGLMQRAFTVLREHPINKEREKRGDKPATDIWLWGEGTKPVIPLFKEKYGLEGSVISAVDLVKGIGIYLGFDVINVPGATGYIDTNYEGKAKYAIEALKNKDFLYLHIEAPDEAGHNGNLEDKVKAIEDIDSKVLSKILNEVSSLGKFRVLLMSDHPTPIEVRTHTSDAVNFAIYGEGIESNGTKAFCEREAGNSGLFFEKGYELMEFFLKNSL
- a CDS encoding homoserine dehydrogenase, whose product is MRDVKVGLIGFGTIGTGVVKILQQNKNIISDKLGTSIILKKIADLDINRPRSVKVDSSLLTADANEIISDPEIDIVIELIGGINPAKDFIIEALKKGKHVVTANKALLAEEGMEIFECAESVKRNIGFEASTGGVIPVVRAIKEGFASDEIRSVYGIINGTANYILTKMTNEGIDFAQALKEAQEKGFAEADPTLDISGGDSAHKIAILSMLAFGTKIEFNSIYTEGIERIASEDIKYAYELGYKVKLLAIAKNVNGEIDVRVHPTMITFENPLSNVSNEYNAVYIEGKNAGRNILFGKGAGELPTAVAVVSDVIDIARDVISGESGRMTPLSFKLNRIANKPLRAIDDVRSRFYFRFSVVDRPGVLSKISGILGKNDISILSVIQKGEKDGEKVSVVIMTHEALEKSVRKSLQEIDSLDVVVDKTISIRVEE